One window of Nocardia nova SH22a genomic DNA carries:
- a CDS encoding IclR family transcriptional regulator, giving the protein MEPSGVQTVTRALSVLDCFRDGADRGVSEVARRQGLAVSTTHRLLTALVQAGFLEKDESSSRYRMGGALAEYGQIAYRQHRIYLAEPGLEQLASTTGANASVAIRHGIHAVLLGTSRWRETDGHRLMGVRLPLHASALGKALLAWSDTPDDFLAGLPYEEGTTRSVSTPAELRTELDRTRTRGYAYNDEELDPGFRTIGMPILTPAGDCRFALGLRGTTDLMIPERIPFLVELAKVTAADIATRFAAP; this is encoded by the coding sequence GTGGAACCCTCCGGCGTGCAGACCGTCACCCGTGCCCTGTCGGTCCTCGACTGCTTCCGCGACGGCGCCGACCGCGGCGTCTCGGAGGTGGCCCGCAGGCAGGGACTCGCGGTCAGCACCACGCACCGGTTGCTCACGGCCCTCGTACAGGCCGGATTCCTGGAGAAGGACGAGAGTTCCAGCCGCTACCGTATGGGCGGCGCGCTGGCCGAATACGGTCAGATCGCCTATCGCCAGCACCGCATCTACCTCGCCGAACCCGGTCTGGAACAGCTCGCCTCGACCACCGGCGCCAACGCCTCGGTAGCCATTCGCCACGGCATCCACGCCGTCCTGCTGGGCACCAGCCGCTGGCGCGAGACCGACGGCCACCGCCTCATGGGCGTCCGACTGCCCCTGCACGCCAGCGCCCTGGGCAAGGCCCTGCTCGCCTGGTCCGACACCCCCGACGACTTCCTCGCCGGACTCCCCTACGAGGAGGGCACCACCCGCTCGGTGTCCACCCCGGCCGAACTCCGCACCGAACTCGACCGCACCCGCACCCGCGGCTACGCCTACAACGACGAGGAACTCGATCCGGGCTTCCGCACCATCGGCATGCCCATCCTCACCCCCGCCGGTGACTGCCGATTCGCCCTGGGCCTGCGCGGAACCACCGATCTGATGATCCCCGAACGCATCCCGTTCCTGGTCGAACTGGCCAAGGTGACCGCCGCCGACATCGCCACCCGCTTCGCCGCTCCCTGA
- a CDS encoding Clp protease N-terminal domain-containing protein — protein sequence MEKLTHTPRLVAAIADAEQIAREAGHNWIGAEHVFLAIVRDTDSVPAHVLRRIGVDPAAISAALADTMNSTDYRTPTDDSRDPEGNPIGPRPDDV from the coding sequence ATGGAGAAGCTGACGCACACCCCGCGCCTCGTGGCCGCGATTGCCGACGCCGAACAGATCGCGCGCGAGGCCGGGCACAACTGGATCGGCGCGGAACACGTCTTCCTCGCGATCGTCCGGGACACGGACTCGGTACCCGCCCACGTGCTGCGACGGATCGGCGTCGACCCGGCTGCCATCTCGGCGGCGCTGGCGGACACCATGAACAGCACCGACTATCGCACCCCGACCGACGACTCCCGCGATCCGGAAGGCAACCCGATCGGCCCACGGCCGGACGACGTCTGA
- a CDS encoding DUF6879 family protein codes for MLLLEGEAFDNLLRTCRREAFHLEVKDSYSTPNETEPFANFLDDGPPDDYSWLRDWLDLVKETTTRGVSVRRARVVTVPHTDYTRWLLDVSFQNAAAGEEIRYLSRHLVDAEKLTVDDWWLFDQESVAFTVFEPSGAWRGGAFTTDPRIVDYCVQVWNRVWDSAVPHADYATLGIR; via the coding sequence GTGTTACTCCTGGAAGGTGAGGCATTCGACAACCTACTTCGCACATGTCGACGCGAAGCCTTCCATCTCGAGGTGAAAGACAGCTACAGCACACCCAACGAGACCGAGCCGTTCGCCAATTTCCTCGATGACGGTCCGCCGGACGACTATTCGTGGCTGCGCGACTGGCTCGACCTGGTAAAGGAGACCACCACACGCGGTGTCAGCGTGCGCCGGGCACGAGTCGTAACGGTCCCGCACACCGACTACACACGGTGGCTGCTCGACGTCTCTTTCCAAAATGCCGCGGCAGGCGAGGAAATTCGTTACCTGTCAAGGCATTTGGTCGATGCAGAGAAGCTGACTGTCGACGATTGGTGGCTGTTCGATCAGGAGTCGGTCGCGTTCACGGTGTTCGAGCCGTCCGGGGCATGGCGGGGCGGTGCGTTCACCACAGATCCGCGGATCGTCGACTATTGCGTGCAAGTGTGGAACCGCGTCTGGGACAGCGCTGTCCCGCACGCCGACTATGCGACGCTTGGTATCCGGTGA
- a CDS encoding helix-turn-helix domain-containing protein yields MTSAVNEAREALGLRLRELRRDAGLTGRKLAELAGWHESKISKIEYGRQTPAETDLRTWCAHTGSLAQLPDLMATLRNIEAAYLEWRRVLGTGTRRRQKLSVKLENEASAMRWYEPTIVPGLLQTPEYAEGILRKIISFYEIPDDLAEGVATRIERQRVLYHGDHRFSFVIAEQVLHTTVGSDAVMIGQLDRLMMVMGLPRVTLGVVPLRAAYEAPGTNGFIMFDNQMVHVETVSAELAINQPREIAQYGRLFTRLTELAVYGDGARRLIRAEMERRRS; encoded by the coding sequence GTGACGAGTGCAGTCAACGAAGCGCGCGAAGCTCTCGGGCTCAGGCTTCGAGAGCTTCGCCGCGACGCCGGCTTGACCGGCCGCAAACTTGCCGAGCTAGCAGGTTGGCACGAGTCCAAGATCAGCAAAATCGAATACGGCCGCCAGACTCCTGCCGAAACCGATCTACGGACCTGGTGCGCGCACACCGGCAGTCTCGCTCAGCTGCCGGATCTCATGGCGACACTGCGCAACATCGAGGCCGCCTATCTCGAATGGCGGCGGGTACTCGGCACCGGAACGCGGCGTCGGCAGAAGTTGTCGGTGAAGCTCGAAAACGAGGCGAGCGCTATGCGTTGGTACGAACCGACGATCGTGCCCGGCCTGCTGCAGACTCCGGAGTACGCTGAGGGAATCCTCCGAAAGATCATCTCCTTCTATGAGATTCCCGACGATCTCGCCGAGGGCGTGGCTACCCGGATCGAGCGCCAACGCGTCCTGTATCACGGTGATCACCGATTTTCGTTCGTGATCGCCGAGCAGGTCCTGCATACGACTGTGGGCAGCGACGCGGTGATGATCGGCCAGCTGGACCGGCTGATGATGGTGATGGGATTACCGAGGGTCACGCTCGGCGTCGTTCCGTTGCGGGCCGCGTACGAGGCGCCGGGCACCAATGGGTTCATCATGTTCGACAATCAGATGGTGCACGTCGAGACAGTCAGTGCCGAACTGGCGATCAACCAGCCTCGCGAGATAGCGCAGTACGGGCGTTTGTTCACTCGTCTCACCGAGTTGGCGGTTTACGGTGATGGCGCACGCCGGCTGATCCGTGCCGAGATGGAGCGTCGCCGGAGTTGA
- a CDS encoding glycoside hydrolase family 27 protein → MRSGKRFAALAAALLAGVTVAAGDPARADAPAVLPPMGWNSWNSGIPMNEAAIHQTIDAMVSSGMRDAGYRYVNLDAGWAAPQRTPDGDLQADPQRFPHGIAAVAAYAHDRGMLLGVYSSPYNQICGQTPGNASLGHETQDARKFAEWGVDYLKYDWCRTEADHDDQVRDFVAMRDALHSTGRRIVYSINPNSSDDAEAGIAYDWSGIADVVRDSGDLIPVWDNTLPPMTFGEFDSRGFLGISDQFAAARRAPAARDYLGDPDMLVVGLSMAEFVAAHLTGMPQLAAEQGVLSAQEADFLGRSLQLPSSELTALRVQNSLTPVEEQTHFSLWAMLSAPLLAGNDVRTMNERTRALLTNRAVIAIDQDPLRATPAPVGGDDRILTKRLANGSVALALFNPSDQPSTIETSTAALSLTNGSPYRLSDVWSGEARTTTGPIAAADIPAHGVRLLHITPAG, encoded by the coding sequence ATGAGGTCCGGCAAGAGGTTCGCGGCGCTGGCCGCCGCCCTGCTGGCCGGTGTCACGGTGGCCGCCGGTGACCCGGCCCGCGCGGATGCGCCCGCCGTATTGCCGCCGATGGGCTGGAATTCGTGGAACTCCGGAATTCCGATGAACGAGGCCGCGATTCACCAGACGATCGACGCGATGGTGTCTTCGGGAATGCGCGACGCCGGTTACCGGTATGTGAATCTGGACGCCGGTTGGGCGGCCCCGCAACGCACCCCCGACGGGGATCTGCAAGCCGATCCGCAACGATTCCCGCACGGCATCGCCGCAGTGGCCGCCTACGCCCACGATCGCGGCATGCTGCTGGGCGTGTACTCGAGTCCGTACAACCAGATCTGCGGACAGACTCCCGGCAACGCGAGCCTCGGCCACGAGACCCAGGACGCGCGAAAATTCGCCGAATGGGGCGTCGACTACCTGAAATACGACTGGTGCCGCACCGAAGCCGATCACGACGACCAGGTCCGCGATTTCGTCGCCATGCGCGACGCGTTGCACAGCACCGGCCGCCGGATCGTATACAGCATCAACCCCAACAGCTCGGACGACGCGGAGGCGGGCATCGCCTACGACTGGTCGGGCATCGCCGACGTGGTCCGTGACAGCGGGGATCTGATCCCGGTATGGGACAACACGCTGCCCCCGATGACATTCGGCGAATTCGACAGTCGCGGCTTCCTGGGCATCAGCGACCAATTCGCCGCCGCCCGCCGCGCCCCCGCCGCCCGCGATTACCTCGGCGACCCGGACATGCTGGTCGTAGGACTGTCCATGGCCGAATTCGTCGCCGCACACCTCACCGGTATGCCGCAGCTCGCCGCCGAACAGGGCGTCCTGAGCGCGCAGGAGGCCGACTTCCTCGGCCGGAGCCTCCAGCTCCCGTCCTCCGAACTGACCGCACTGCGGGTACAGAACAGCCTCACCCCGGTCGAGGAACAAACCCACTTCTCACTGTGGGCGATGCTGTCGGCCCCCCTGCTGGCGGGCAACGACGTCCGCACGATGAACGAACGAACACGCGCACTCCTGACCAACCGAGCGGTCATCGCCATCGACCAGGACCCGCTGCGCGCGACACCGGCCCCGGTAGGCGGCGACGACCGCATCCTGACCAAACGGCTCGCGAACGGTTCAGTCGCCCTCGCCCTGTTCAACCCCTCCGATCAGCCTTCGACCATCGAAACATCCACTGCCGCATTAAGTCTCACGAACGGCAGTCCGTACCGACTGAGCGACGTGTGGTCCGGTGAAGCCCGGACCACGACCGGCCCGATCGCGGCCGCCGACATCCCGGCACACGGGGTGAGGCTGCTGCACATCACCCCGGCCGGGTGA
- a CDS encoding ferredoxin reductase family protein codes for MSLVARGLGWFGLYLAVALVPLVFAVIGVTAPGRGFWTEFSVALGFIGMSMLGMQFALVARFQAVAAPFGEDALVQFHRQISYVALVFILAHPILLQVAGTDIVGLLNLAQAPPRARFAVASTVLLLIVVVTSVWRRRLRIGYEVWQIVHGVLSVLVVAFALAHMLLVGYYLDQVWKKWLWVVMTAALVVLLVWVRVVKPVLRLRRPWRVAAVTAERGDAHTLSLEPVGHNGFRFAPGQFGWLVVDRSPFSITSHPFSFSSSAERTGSIDMTIRALGDFTATVGDIRPGTRAWLDGPHGVFSPDRNEGPGFVLIAGGVGITPMVSILRTMADREDRRPVTLFYACRSLPDATFAEELSILEGHLDLTIVYILERPGPDWTGERGFIDRDVLSRHLPRRHERLQYFICGPAPMVTAVEDALAAHAIPADRVHTERFNFV; via the coding sequence GTGTCTCTGGTTGCTCGAGGGTTGGGGTGGTTCGGACTCTATCTGGCGGTGGCGCTGGTTCCGCTGGTGTTCGCGGTGATCGGGGTGACGGCGCCGGGGCGCGGGTTCTGGACGGAGTTCTCGGTGGCGCTGGGATTCATCGGGATGTCCATGCTGGGTATGCAATTCGCGCTCGTGGCGCGGTTCCAGGCGGTGGCGGCGCCGTTCGGCGAGGACGCACTGGTGCAGTTCCATCGCCAGATATCCTATGTCGCACTGGTTTTCATCCTCGCGCATCCGATTCTGCTGCAGGTCGCGGGCACCGACATCGTCGGACTGCTGAATCTGGCGCAGGCGCCGCCGCGGGCGCGGTTCGCGGTCGCGTCAACGGTGTTGCTGCTGATCGTGGTGGTGACGTCGGTGTGGCGGCGGCGATTGCGGATCGGCTACGAGGTCTGGCAGATCGTGCACGGTGTGCTGTCGGTTCTCGTCGTGGCCTTCGCGCTGGCTCACATGCTGCTGGTGGGCTACTACCTGGACCAGGTCTGGAAGAAGTGGTTGTGGGTGGTGATGACCGCGGCGCTGGTCGTGCTGCTGGTGTGGGTGCGGGTGGTGAAACCGGTGCTGCGGTTGCGGCGGCCGTGGCGGGTCGCGGCCGTCACCGCCGAACGCGGCGACGCGCACACACTGAGTCTGGAACCTGTCGGGCACAACGGATTCCGGTTCGCGCCCGGACAGTTCGGGTGGCTGGTCGTGGATCGGTCGCCGTTCTCGATCACTTCGCATCCGTTCTCGTTCTCCTCCAGCGCCGAACGGACCGGCTCGATCGACATGACCATCCGGGCGCTCGGTGATTTCACCGCCACCGTCGGCGATATCCGTCCCGGCACCCGAGCCTGGCTCGACGGCCCGCACGGCGTGTTCAGCCCCGACCGCAACGAGGGGCCGGGATTCGTGCTCATCGCGGGCGGGGTCGGGATCACCCCGATGGTCAGCATCCTGCGCACCATGGCCGACCGGGAGGACCGCCGTCCCGTGACGCTGTTCTACGCCTGCCGCTCGCTGCCCGACGCCACCTTCGCCGAGGAATTGTCGATTCTCGAGGGCCATCTCGACCTGACGATCGTGTACATCCTCGAGCGGCCCGGCCCCGACTGGACCGGCGAACGCGGATTCATCGACCGCGACGTGCTGTCACGCCATCTCCCCCGCCGCCACGAACGACTCCAGTACTTCATCTGCGGTCCGGCGCCGATGGTCACCGCCGTCGAGGACGCGCTGGCCGCGCACGCCATCCCGGCCGATCGGGTGCACACCGAGCGTTTCAACTTCGTCTGA
- the eccCb gene encoding type VII secretion protein EccCb, whose translation MTSDFPERNETGAYSWTPPADFSSTPYQFAPQPLPIPDGPWNAPYISAHLAQLYGLADPGHIDLRQLRQPRRHALRIPIGCTADDGTVELDFPQEPERRAAVSVIGASGYGKSELLRTVVLGAALRYSPQDVNVLLVDFFGEGTFDPLAGLPHVAGVISGVVQDLSLADRFAETLGGEIERRRELLAATGFYNIHDYERARAAGADLDALPPLLVVIDRCDELLARRPRLAEVLLAGLSLGRSHGFALVLAAQDLRVREMREINGHMTHRIVVGAVSGADSRELLGVDETYLPTPSPGYAHIRAHDDTGPTRFAVAYSAEVHPSPFDVGPSYGGKYRPLIEVLVPQILRDGPAAHGIWLPPLAAPPTLDQLLGYVSPQPGDAPLAVLGFVDRPRLQRRDLLVLDPTGVRGNTVVGEGGNTAVVGAAGSGKSTALRTLIAALSLTHDARQVQFYCLDLRGDLRCLADLPHVGAMAGPDDEELARRIVAEATALVRCRASRFSAASIESMARFRRMRADSAGDSAVGDDPFGDVIVVIDDLRALLDRFPGLERSITDLASQGPSYGVHLVVAMAGWFQAPRALRERFGAGIELRLHDPDDSAFDSQAAATVPAGLPGSGTVTAGGRVRVALPRIDGRGDNDQPEAAVAALVAKVRAGAQGWRAPGVRLLPGSVDHAELLRQNGIRYADDRACLRFPIGIGESELAPVSFDFAADPHLIVVGEPGCGKTSALRSLIATICAANTTDQARLILIDQRRTGTQAHIPQEYIALSAADLSTSGPLWDDLIAYLGKRLPGPGVTPSQLRDRSWWSGPEIFVVIDDYGFLPPGDAMRDLVEYLRFARDIGLHLIVSCGIGALDDPLLRRLRDLGAGALVMSGGPDDGEPIGVRARPLPPGRGTLVTRHGQELVQTARPPA comes from the coding sequence GTGACATCAGACTTCCCGGAGCGGAACGAGACGGGCGCGTATTCGTGGACCCCGCCGGCGGATTTCTCGTCTACGCCGTATCAGTTTGCACCGCAACCACTTCCGATACCCGATGGTCCCTGGAACGCGCCGTACATCTCCGCCCATCTCGCGCAGTTGTACGGTCTCGCCGATCCCGGCCACATCGACCTCCGGCAGTTGCGGCAACCCCGCCGCCACGCCCTGCGCATCCCGATAGGATGCACCGCGGACGACGGCACGGTCGAACTGGATTTCCCGCAGGAGCCCGAACGCCGCGCGGCCGTGTCGGTGATCGGTGCGAGCGGCTACGGCAAATCCGAGCTGCTGCGGACCGTCGTTCTCGGTGCGGCCCTGCGGTATTCGCCGCAGGACGTGAACGTCCTGCTGGTCGATTTCTTCGGTGAGGGCACCTTCGATCCGCTGGCGGGATTGCCGCATGTCGCCGGAGTGATTTCCGGTGTGGTGCAGGATCTTTCGCTCGCCGACCGGTTCGCCGAGACGCTGGGCGGTGAAATCGAACGGCGCCGGGAACTACTGGCGGCCACGGGGTTCTACAACATTCACGATTACGAGCGAGCCCGCGCCGCGGGCGCCGATCTGGACGCACTGCCGCCATTGCTGGTCGTCATCGATCGATGCGATGAACTGCTGGCGCGACGGCCGCGGCTGGCCGAGGTCCTGCTGGCCGGTCTGAGTCTCGGGCGCAGTCACGGATTCGCGCTGGTACTCGCGGCGCAGGATCTGCGGGTGCGTGAGATGCGGGAGATCAACGGCCACATGACGCATCGGATCGTGGTCGGCGCGGTCTCCGGCGCCGATTCGCGCGAACTGCTCGGCGTCGACGAGACATACCTGCCGACCCCCTCCCCGGGATACGCGCACATTCGTGCCCACGATGACACCGGCCCGACCCGATTCGCCGTGGCGTACTCCGCCGAGGTTCACCCCTCTCCCTTCGACGTGGGACCGTCCTACGGGGGGAAGTATCGGCCGCTGATCGAAGTCCTTGTGCCCCAAATTCTTCGGGACGGCCCAGCGGCGCACGGGATCTGGTTGCCGCCCCTGGCCGCACCGCCGACCCTCGACCAGTTGCTCGGCTACGTGTCGCCCCAGCCCGGTGACGCACCACTGGCCGTCCTCGGTTTCGTCGACCGCCCCCGCCTCCAGCGCCGGGATCTGCTCGTGCTCGATCCGACCGGCGTGCGCGGCAACACCGTCGTGGGCGAAGGGGGCAATACCGCGGTGGTCGGCGCCGCGGGCTCCGGCAAGTCGACGGCGCTCCGAACCCTGATCGCGGCCCTGTCGCTGACCCACGACGCGCGGCAGGTGCAGTTCTACTGTCTCGATCTCCGCGGTGACCTGCGCTGCCTCGCGGATTTGCCGCATGTCGGCGCGATGGCCGGGCCGGACGACGAGGAACTGGCGCGACGCATCGTCGCCGAGGCGACCGCGCTGGTCCGGTGCCGGGCGAGCCGGTTTTCCGCGGCGAGCATCGAGTCGATGGCGCGGTTCCGCCGCATGCGAGCGGATTCCGCCGGCGATTCGGCGGTCGGCGACGACCCCTTCGGAGACGTGATCGTGGTGATCGACGATCTGCGAGCCCTACTCGATCGGTTCCCCGGCCTCGAGCGCTCGATCACCGATCTCGCGAGCCAGGGGCCGTCCTACGGCGTGCACCTGGTCGTCGCGATGGCCGGATGGTTCCAGGCGCCGCGGGCGTTGCGGGAGCGATTCGGCGCCGGAATCGAACTGCGCCTGCACGATCCGGACGATTCCGCCTTCGACTCCCAGGCCGCCGCCACGGTTCCGGCGGGACTGCCCGGCAGCGGCACGGTCACGGCCGGTGGCCGGGTCCGCGTGGCGCTGCCCCGGATCGACGGCCGCGGCGACAACGACCAGCCGGAGGCGGCCGTGGCCGCGCTGGTGGCGAAGGTCCGAGCCGGGGCGCAGGGATGGCGGGCGCCGGGCGTCCGGCTGCTCCCCGGTTCGGTGGATCATGCGGAACTGTTGCGGCAGAACGGGATTCGGTATGCCGACGACCGTGCGTGTCTGCGGTTTCCGATCGGCATCGGTGAATCCGAGCTTGCGCCGGTGTCTTTCGACTTCGCGGCCGATCCGCATCTGATCGTCGTCGGCGAACCCGGATGCGGCAAGACCTCCGCGCTGCGTTCGCTGATCGCCACGATCTGCGCCGCGAATACCACGGACCAGGCGCGGCTGATCCTCATCGACCAGCGCCGGACAGGCACCCAGGCGCACATACCCCAGGAGTACATCGCCCTGAGTGCTGCGGACCTGAGCACGTCCGGTCCCCTGTGGGACGACCTGATCGCGTATCTGGGCAAGCGGTTACCCGGGCCCGGTGTGACACCCTCGCAACTACGGGACCGGTCCTGGTGGTCCGGACCGGAGATCTTCGTCGTCATCGACGACTACGGATTCCTGCCGCCGGGCGATGCCATGCGAGATCTGGTGGAGTATCTGCGATTCGCCCGCGACATCGGCCTGCATCTGATCGTCTCGTGTGGCATCGGTGCGTTGGACGATCCGTTGCTACGGCGGCTACGCGATCTCGGCGCGGGCGCTCTGGTCATGAGCGGCGGCCCGGACGACGGTGAGCCGATCGGCGTCCGCGCACGGCCGTTGCCACCCGGCCGGGGAACGCTGGTCACCCGCCACGGACAGGAACTCGTGCAGACGGCACGGCCCCCGGCGTGA
- a CDS encoding DUF2785 domain-containing protein, whose product MGNGDTVIGGIDWQAVAADDWAVPAGADPAQLVDVLVEMLAAPDPQVRDGFGYTAVSVWGRRGVLDSELEHLGDVMADRLAGHPQVQARTFAALVFGVVLGRGAELPRGTVERWYETFENWYRTEREVRGYDETLGWLHAVAHGADAAAAFARAVPRHAPDILELCAHRMTAKDTDYRYSQLEDARLARAVTAVLHTPGLTRDQALGWFDVVDDAFAGAGPGPCPPWAANTFATLQSLHLHLTLGLRAGGVPAHGDEVAEHAAAIMRLPFPWLG is encoded by the coding sequence ATGGGCAACGGGGACACGGTCATCGGCGGAATCGACTGGCAGGCGGTGGCGGCCGACGACTGGGCCGTCCCCGCCGGAGCCGATCCGGCGCAGCTGGTGGACGTGCTCGTGGAGATGCTGGCCGCGCCGGATCCGCAGGTGCGCGACGGCTTCGGCTACACCGCCGTCTCGGTGTGGGGCCGCCGCGGCGTGCTGGATTCCGAACTGGAACACCTCGGTGATGTCATGGCCGACCGCCTCGCCGGACATCCGCAGGTGCAGGCGCGGACCTTCGCCGCACTGGTGTTCGGCGTCGTGCTAGGGCGCGGCGCCGAACTGCCGCGCGGCACCGTCGAACGCTGGTACGAGACGTTCGAGAACTGGTACCGCACCGAACGCGAGGTACGCGGCTACGACGAGACGCTGGGCTGGTTGCACGCCGTGGCCCACGGCGCCGACGCCGCGGCCGCCTTCGCCCGCGCCGTGCCCCGCCATGCCCCCGACATCCTGGAACTGTGCGCGCACCGCATGACCGCCAAGGACACCGACTACCGCTACAGCCAACTCGAGGACGCACGCCTCGCCCGCGCCGTCACCGCCGTCCTGCACACCCCCGGCCTCACCCGCGATCAGGCCCTCGGCTGGTTCGACGTGGTCGACGACGCCTTCGCCGGTGCCGGACCCGGCCCCTGCCCGCCGTGGGCCGCCAACACCTTCGCCACCCTGCAATCACTGCACCTGCACCTGACACTCGGCCTGCGCGCCGGAGGCGTCCCTGCCCACGGCGACGAGGTGGCCGAGCACGCCGCCGCGATTATGCGCCTGCCCTTTCCCTGGCTGGGGTGA
- a CDS encoding NADH:flavin oxidoreductase — MSQESVGELALGLDELFTEFRAGPLRLRNRFAMAPMTRVKSPGGVPNAENVEYYREHAAGGVGLIITEGTYVRGPAAGPLDAVPRIYGDDSAAGWRAVVDAVHAEGGAIVPQLWHTGVDRGADPAFEPDVASVSPSGVDHTGQQVGRALTTTDLDALIASYVESALLAQRLGFDGIELHGAHGYLLDQFFWTATNRRDDEYGGTLARRVAFPARVVAAVREAVGPDFPIIYRYSQWKGVDYSARIADTPAELEQVLAPLTDAGVDIFHTSLRRHWIPDFTDHAEDLSLAGWTKKITGRPVITVGSVGVDSVFRGDRIDETQAQRFRVLGEQFERGEFDLVAVGRALLADPEWVNKIRAERLSEIIPFR, encoded by the coding sequence ATGTCACAGGAATCGGTCGGTGAGCTCGCACTCGGACTCGACGAATTGTTCACCGAATTCCGTGCGGGACCGCTACGGCTGCGGAACAGGTTCGCGATGGCCCCGATGACGCGGGTGAAATCGCCGGGCGGGGTGCCGAACGCGGAGAACGTGGAGTACTACCGCGAACATGCCGCGGGCGGAGTGGGCCTGATCATCACCGAGGGCACCTATGTGCGCGGTCCGGCGGCGGGGCCGCTGGACGCGGTGCCGCGCATCTACGGCGACGACAGCGCGGCCGGATGGCGCGCGGTGGTCGACGCGGTTCATGCCGAAGGCGGCGCCATCGTCCCGCAGTTGTGGCACACGGGCGTGGACCGGGGTGCCGACCCCGCCTTCGAACCGGATGTGGCCTCGGTCAGCCCGTCCGGAGTGGACCACACCGGACAGCAGGTGGGCCGGGCGCTGACGACCACCGATCTGGACGCGCTGATCGCCTCCTACGTCGAATCAGCGTTACTGGCGCAGCGGCTGGGTTTCGACGGCATCGAACTGCACGGCGCGCACGGCTATCTGCTCGACCAGTTCTTCTGGACCGCGACCAACCGCCGCGACGACGAATACGGCGGGACCCTGGCGCGCCGCGTGGCGTTCCCGGCCCGCGTGGTAGCGGCGGTGCGGGAGGCCGTGGGACCGGACTTCCCGATCATCTACCGGTACTCGCAGTGGAAGGGCGTCGACTACAGCGCCCGGATCGCCGACACCCCCGCCGAACTCGAACAAGTGCTGGCCCCGCTCACCGACGCCGGTGTCGACATCTTCCACACCTCGCTGCGGCGGCACTGGATTCCCGACTTCACCGACCATGCTGAGGATCTGAGCCTGGCGGGCTGGACCAAGAAGATCACCGGACGGCCGGTGATCACCGTCGGCTCGGTCGGAGTGGACAGCGTCTTCCGCGGTGATCGCATCGATGAGACGCAGGCACAACGCTTCCGGGTGCTGGGCGAACAGTTCGAGCGCGGCGAGTTCGATCTCGTCGCCGTGGGCCGTGCTCTGCTGGCCGATCCGGAGTGGGTGAACAAGATTCGCGCCGAACGGCTTTCGGAGATCATCCCGTTCCGCTGA
- a CDS encoding nitroreductase family protein, with protein MTDLLPLTPDELLTTTRAVRRRLDLSRPVPLEVIREALEVALQAPSGGNRQKWHWIVLTDPALKAQVADYYGRSYRAYRKVIGEPTDPAGQRVASSSDHLSQVMAEVPVLVIGAIDTGGADLGGNQAGLWGSLLPAAWNLALALRARGLGTAWTTLHLQYESEVAEILGIPDTVRQGVLLPVAYTKGTDFRPGPRADLDAVLHVNHW; from the coding sequence GTGACCGATCTGCTGCCGCTCACACCGGACGAGCTACTGACCACGACTCGCGCCGTGCGGCGCCGGCTCGATCTCTCCCGGCCCGTGCCGCTGGAGGTGATCCGCGAGGCGCTCGAGGTCGCGCTGCAGGCGCCTTCGGGCGGTAATCGCCAGAAATGGCATTGGATCGTACTGACCGATCCGGCGCTCAAGGCCCAGGTGGCGGACTATTACGGGCGTTCCTATCGGGCCTATCGCAAGGTCATCGGCGAACCCACCGATCCGGCCGGCCAACGCGTCGCCTCGAGTTCGGATCACCTGAGCCAGGTGATGGCGGAGGTCCCGGTGCTGGTGATCGGCGCGATCGACACCGGCGGCGCCGACCTCGGCGGTAATCAGGCCGGGCTGTGGGGATCGCTGCTGCCCGCGGCCTGGAATCTGGCCCTGGCACTGCGCGCCCGCGGACTCGGAACCGCCTGGACCACACTGCATTTGCAGTACGAAAGCGAAGTCGCCGAGATCCTCGGCATCCCGGACACCGTGCGCCAAGGAGTACTGCTGCCGGTCGCCTACACCAAGGGCACCGACTTCCGCCCCGGCCCGCGCGCCGACCTCGACGCGGTCCTGCACGTCAACCACTGGTGA